Within the Gigantopelta aegis isolate Gae_Host chromosome 8, Gae_host_genome, whole genome shotgun sequence genome, the region attacattttgaagttggtgcccctcaagtttccattgctacaattggccatggcaaggtgttttaacacagcctctatatactctcagtttaaaggtgacatcccgatacttcctgagcattgctttaatatgtatatcattggaatgcattagtgtgggccagtttttaggggggaaaatgataggcctcagattacagttatcttcccatttggttgtccaaaatccggaaatttgaccgcccaagtagtctgctgtttgactgtgattatttcatggcagacagctatgaagtggcaactgtttgactgaagtgacaggggatagcatgtagtttgtaaacatgtgtaacttgctgacattgaagacttgtttgtgtgtaattctggcccatgcaaaagtagtgctttttgtgtaaaatgcgtGTACTCcagcctggtttagagggtgtgtctgtttaaaccaatatgctgggagaaagctggacaacaggggttgtccttttcagggtatgtgtcccccatgcaggcaaaggtacatacaaaacgtcactggcctgctgatattaataaaaatgttatagccactaaggctatatagaaacatatagcgaaattaattgtggtctgaggacATGTAAATTGTGTAGATGTGGAAGATGtacacaattgtaaaaaaacagaaaaatggGTATGATAAATATTTTCTGATGCCTTGCTAAACTGATTAGAGGATAAGAATATTGTGTAGAACCCCATTTGTGTATTCAATATCAAAGGAACCAAAATGCTGGTGGAATCATGACATCCCAAAACTGTTCCGGATCTTTTCTTGTTGATAAAAAGCTTACAGTAGCACACCAGTTTTCCAAATTTGTTTGGGTCAATTTAAGCCGTACCCAAAATAATTCTGCCAAAATATTAAGTACAGACATACCAACctcaacatttaacaaaaaaaaacctgtttggaTATTTGGGTATTAAAAATGGTTACCAGTACTTTAATATCTGGTTTAGGAAGGAGGAAACCAGCCCAAAGTTAAGCCAGCGAATGTTTGCAAATTATAGGATTGGTTCTTGTTgcacacaaaccagtctagcagatCTCTTTATCAACCTGCATGTTGTGGCTACTTCCCATTAAATGGCATCTAGAATCCCAATAAGACCTTTAAGGTGCCACTTCATAGTTGTAAGAGccatatatatacttttttttggtaataaatagCTTAAAGTTGTTCAGTACAACCAACTTTCTGTCTGTTGAATTACTTACCACATCAAACAAATCTTATGAAATCCGTCACTTTAACTGAATAGGGCCATCAGAGATATAGGAGATTCATAAGAGAcagtaaatttgtttatttacctcaactattctgtctgtgcacaaaggattaaaaaaaaaaaaaatctactggcaaattatttggttgtaatttttgaAGGTATAATGCTTGCATTGCACAGCAGgactgtgcttataaaacttagtcTAGAccaagtccagactttaacataatgctatttgaatggcgttgccatgatgttaaagtctAGACTAAGATTTATAAGCACTGGGCCAGAACTGAAATAATTTTGGCAGGAAGTCACCATTTTGCAACTTtgaaattgtccaatagtagcctatattttaagatattttaaaaattgtaccaTAAATTTACACACAAATGGGTAACACTTTGTCTTCAGGCTGTTTCATTCACTGCTACAgacagtttcattttaaatacaaaactgaAACGATGTTTCAAATGaattcataatttatttttcaaaatgtaatgtacatatttttttcaattttgtacAATCTAGACAAAAATATACCATCAAaacaagtatgtatgtatgtatgtatgtatgtgtatgtcacGGATACAAGATGGAAGGGGAGAGAATAAAAACTGTACAACAGCTCACGTCTAGTCTGAACCTGagacaacttaaaaataatgatACACATATATTACACATTGGCTCTCCTTCCACACGAAAGTACCACACGTACTGTTCATTCACACATGCATTCTTCCCTTTCCATGCAACAATCTTATAAAAATGTGTCTTACATTCCACTAAGGTAAAGTGTACATTATCAAATACATCATTCTGCCCAACTTAATGTGCCAGGCTCAGTCAATTTCTCAACAACAGTTTTGTCCAAATCAGTTTGTGATCAGTGTTTGTAACACAAATAATCACCAATAATTTACCACATTCCCatagtaaataattaaaaaagaaaagaaaaaaagaaaaaaaaagaaaaaggaatggCAGTgggatattttaacatgccTTGTATGGCCAATTCAGCCCAGACTTTAGACATAAAATAATACCATAAGATTGACCAGTCAATCTGTTCCACTGGTATGTCATTGAAATTTCTCACTGCATAATTCTAACAAAACACACCATAATTTCTGAGGTTTTCAACTACTAAAAATACCAGAGAACAGacaaacctacatgtatatggtatcCACATGTTCAACTTTTGTACTTTTTAAGCTAAGTGTTCTGGTTTTATTTTCTCAAGAGGTAGGTGTGTGGATTCAATAGgtacaataattattacagaatatattatttatttcattaatttaccttgaggaaatgaaacaaataccACAAGGAAGTACAATTAAGAAACTTTGCAACCCAAGGCCAAGGCTACTGTTCCATATTTTAATCAGGCCTTGACATGCTTATGAAGCAAACTAAAGCTTccaaagagaaaagaaagattTGAAATAGCAATGGCAAGCGATATTTGCTTCTAATATTTTAATCTTGAAGCAAATGGTAGAAGCTGAGCTGCAATTCGATTTGCATAAACTTTACTCTCATTTTCTTTTCatctaattttaataataataataataacatgtcaTTAACATCATTTTGTTATTCCGCAAATCCCAGCTTTGGTCGGAAGTGTATGAGATTATGAGACAGAACCTCAGAATatctatattaaattatatttaggaTGCTGGCAGAATCCTAAAAACAAACCTCAAAATTCAATGCCTGCGTTCTAATGTCAATTGCAACTAGTTTTGAATAGttctacaatattttaaaatgaatagcAAAAGTTGCTTGTGAAAATTATCAGAAAGcaaattatacattttgaaTGGCATTTGTTTCTTAATCCGTGTCAGTTTTGAGCATTGAATGGAAGATGTGTCCACCATTCATGCTGTGATTAACATGAGATATTGAAAGTTCACCTTcctttataaatattatgtcaaTAAAACTAGTAAATATAAAGAATGTAGTGTTTAGGTGACCAAAAAAGTCCACAATCTTAACACATGCTTTAAatgtaatgaaagaaagaaatggtttatttaacgacgcactcaacacattttatttacggttatatggcgtcagacatatggttaaggaccacacatattttgagaggaaacccgctatcgccactacatgggctactcttccgattagcagcaagggatcttttatttgcgcttcccacaggcaggatagcacaaaccatggcctttgttgaaccagttatagatcactggtcggtgcaagtagtttaaacctacccattgagccttgcggagcactcactcagggtttggagtcggtatctggattaaaaatcccatgcctcgactgggatccgaacccagtacctaccagcctgtagaccgatgacctgccacgccgccaccgaggccggtttaaatgTAATGAACACCACTACTAAATCACAAGCCAAAGGATTTTACGAAAATAAACCGTTTCTGGTAGTGAATTGGCTAAATCATGGAACCGGAAGTATACTACCCATTATCATGTAATATAATCTACCATTACTTGTAATGAATActgaaaaaatagtttttcatgggttcaGATCATCACAAGGTACGGAACTGGAAAAAGTGTTTCTCACTGTCTGACAAGGATTAAATGGAAAACAAGTCTTTGGAACAGTAGTCTTGGTTTGCTAGCATTACCCCAGTAAGCATTTTGAGATGCACAGAAAATGCACAGACGAAACGATTTCCACCATAGTGGAATGTAAGACAACACACTCTCCACAACCATTAGTACTTCTATATAAACTAAACCTATATCTGGCTCATTCACAACCAAGATGAGATCTCAACATTGTATTTCACTGCTTTTTCTTCATGACTACATAAAtgcaatttttataatattgcccttaaaccatttataaaataagattttataaaaatgtaatcttctttttatctttttaaagtCCTGATTTGAAGgttaactttattataaagtgcagttaaaaccagacaaaaaatattttgccatGTTGGGAGTCAAATACCAGTAGATGACATTGCATACGTGCCACTTCCAATTTAACAAACCTTGAAAATCCTGTATTAAATTGCGTCTGGGCCAAAAGGAAACAGTACCACTGAGCTAACTCCCTTGAATAGGGACTTTACTTCACTGTGTAGTgacttaattaaaattataaagaaTGACGTAAAGTATAAATATTGATTTCATGCTTGTTTTTGAATAAAGATTTAACTGTTTAGCATGGTTATTTTGTAAGACACTTTCAAGTGTTTACatgaaagcaaaagtaggaacaacacttttgACTCATTAATGGGAATACAAAGTAGACAGTAAAATAGATGTCAACTACACGGTTCAtgttaacaattttataaaagttaacctttaaagaAGAAACTAATTAATAACTAGACAGAAATGATATGACATCACCCTGTGTAAGTAAAgcttgcatttttaaaatttgcttctAACAAgtgatataattaaatatcttttGGTGTGCAACTCTGCAAAACAAAAGTAGCACCTAAAAGTGTTTTTCAGTGTTGTTTGTAATAAcaagtaaattatataataatgatcTTTCAGTGCTACCTTTAACAAAGTACTTGCTCAACTCAGAATACAAATGAACTCGTCCACCAATAACTCAAATTGCTGTTAACTGATGCTGAAGATCTAACATTAAATCTCATAAACTAACCTTGGTAATGAAAGAGCCAAATGATGCCATTTGCCATAAAACATCTTAAATAATGCAAGCATGGTCATCGATATGAATTATTCAAAATGAGCAAGATGTTGTGAGAACTACACTTGGttaaataatgatgatggtgacaaTGATGGCGTTGAAGAATCAAAACAATGGTCTGATGGAACAGGGGAGTGAggataatgtatttaaaaaaagcaaagaaaaaaaaagccgcAGAGTTAACCCTATCTGCGCATGACACTATTCATATTCATGTTCATATTGAGTGGCGGTCCTGGCATGTAGCCGTACGTCTGGTACATAGGGTTGTTCGACTGCGGAGGCTGCATCTGCTGCTGGAACGACTGCTGGTGGTGCATGTTCATCATCTGCATGGGCAGCTGCGGCTGGTTCAGCTGGTTCAGGAAACTCGGGTTTATGTAGCTGGGCAGGTTCATCGGCTGCCGGTAGCCGTTGAACATGTTCATGTTGTAGCGAGGCAGCATGCCCGAGCCGGGTTGAATCGTCACGTTGGGCGTGAACGTCATGTTCGGATTGACCGTCACGTTAGGGGTAACACTAGAACTGCTCGAGTTCTTGCGGCTGTTCTGCCGCCGCTGGTACTTGCTGCACTGCTGGGACATAAGAGCACTGGCCGACATCTGGGCCTGGAGGCTGGGATTGGGTGGAGTGGGCATGTTGCGGATCATGGCTGGCGGGGGAGTCAGGGTATGCGTCTGGGATGGGGGAGGGGTTAAGTTGGGCGGAGGAGTCATCTGGTTTTCTGGCACGAGGTCCATGAGGTTGTTGGTCAACTGCTGCAGTTTGGACAGGCTGCAGTTGTTGGGGATTTGGTAGCCTGGCGGGTGCTGGCCCACGGGCACCGAGCAAGGGGTGTTGTTGTGCatcagtctgtgtgtgtgagggggctGGGAGGGCAGTATGGCGGGACTGTACGTCGACACGGGCGTGCCGTAGTTCACAGAACTCGTTGCAGGCGGCAGGTAGTTGCCTGAACTGCTGACTGGCATCTGCATCACTGGGTTTACGGTGTCCATGAACCGACCAAACCGTCCCGCACTATTGCAATAGTTCTGAGCCTGAGCACAACTCATCGTCTGACCACAATGCTGTATGAGCTGtggttgttgttgctgctgttgttgttgttgttgttgttgctgctgctgctgctgttgttgaaCACAGCTCTGAGCCTGCTGCTGTTGCTGAACACAGCTCTGAGCCTGAACACAGTCTACATAGCTCTGAGCGTGCGGCGTAGACGCACTCTCTACCGAATTGTTCGCCATTTCATTACTACTGATAGAAGTCGGAGATTCCAAGCCCAACTGGGCGACATCGATCTCCACAGCACTATATGTATTGCCGCCCATGTTTGTGTTGGGCTGCATGCTCCCCACGGAATTGTTCTGGGGTGAGAACACCTGTCCGACACTGCCACAGCTCTGACTACGGTGACTGGGTGTATGTGGCTCCACACTACCACAACTTTGGCTGCGGTGGCTCGGAGTGGGAGGCCCCACACTGCTAACGCTCTTCATGCTCATATTGTCACTGTTAACGCTCTTCAGGCTCATGTTGTCCTGCTGAGCGATCGGTTCGCTGGGCATGCTCTCCGCACCACCGCTGCTTTCTATTTGGTCGATTTTGCTCTGCAGCTCCTTGGCAAACACCTCCAGATTGTCTGACGAATCAAACTCTTGCACAGTTGCATCACTACTGTTGTTGAAGTTGCTGTTGTCGCCGACAATGTCGTCGTGACTTCTGTTCAGTGGCGACTGGTTAGCAGACAAACTTTCCTTGTCAATGGTTGGTGAATTCTGAGAACACACAGGCTGAACACAGGAATCCACAAGTGGCGGTGGTGACGATGCCTGCGTTGACTCCTCTAGCGTAGGTTCCTGTAGAAGGCTGCTCTTGGGTTCCTCGAAAACATCACACTCTGCTTCAGCTGGTTCCTCGGGTTCTTTAACCATTTCAACAGCTCTCAGAGTCTCCGGGTCCGACTGCGACACCTCGTCAGGAACTGAACACTCCTTAAACACGTCCGTCTTCTCTTCCGGCTCCGAATCAATCTGCATAGGAGGACTGGGAACGGGACACTTTGGCGAGGTCGGTTCCACGATGGATGGTTTCGGCGTGGGCACTTGGGGTGTTAGGGGAGCGGGATTGTCATTGCTGTTGGTGTCGGAAATGCACTCCAGGGGTTCGACGGCTGGACTTGGCTCTGGTGGGCCGGACGATTCGCTAGGCACTTGTGCTCTCTGCTGCTCCAAGCTGGCCGGGCTCTTCAGCTTGGCCACTTCCTTCACGGCATCATCCATGGtgtcatcgtcatcatcttcGTCAGACGATGACGAACTGCTGGAGTCTGAGGTGTCGACATCGGCATCATTTTTCTGGTCTCCGTCAACATCGTCAGCCACCTCGGCCTTCTCAACTGTTCTCTCAGCATTTTCATTCTGCTCTTTCTCATCAGCCTCTGATTGACTGTCATTGTCACTCTCGTCGTCGCTGTCGTTATCACTTGATGAACTGTCATCACTGTCTGACTTCTCTGATTCTTCGTCTGAGTCTTTCGATTGAGAGTCTTCTTTAGATGAttcgtcatcatcatcttcgtcactgacattgttgtcatcGGCGTCAGATTTGTCACTATCACGATCTTTGTCGTTCTCCACCACACTGTTGGATTCTGTTTCGTATGTCACATCACAACCGACCGCAGTGGCAACAGTTTTGCCTAAAAACGTTTTTTCGACAACACCTCTGTCTGTTGTGTCCATATCACAATTATTATTTCCGTTTTCATCTGTCCCATTCAGTTTTGGTGATTTCAAACTAGTATCACTATCTTCGGAATGATTATCACAATTGCTGCCTTTGGAATTAGACTGAGATTCAAGATCTGTTTGACGAATCACCTGAAACAAAGTAAACATCACAATTAGTAAAAGAGAAATTATGTAACTATCTCAAATGTAACTTACCCTCCCCTATGTCTCTAATACAAAGTTATTAATtcataccggccttggtggtgtcgtagttaagccatcagacataagactggtatgTATAGGGTttgcagtccggtaccggctcccacccagagcgagttttaacgactcaatgaggtgtaatgccactacatcctattctctttcactaaccactaacaaccaacgactaacccactgtcctgcacagacagcccaggtgtgtgcccaggacagtgtgcttgaaccttaattggataaaagcacgaaaataagttgaaatgaaaaaaataaaataaaaataaatattcattatttttgtaagcccataatatttaatattatctttccACAAACTACAAATGACTGTCAGACAAATGAGCAAGATACATTTAGCTATCTAACACTAAGATGTGGACATTTGGTATTTTATCTCATTTAGACATTATAGCAATTTCCCAGCCTGAAAGGACATaaggaaaaagaaagtaaataaaaaaggaagaaaacaaaatgaaatatataatgtacTCTTTGTCTGGGTGAGCAAACTTTTTTTAACATCTACACTTGTTCCATTCACCTTctcaagaaagaaagacaaatgttttaacgacaaaTTGAACACATTTACTTAAGGACTACACAGGGTTTGAGATAATCAGAGAAAAGCTGCTGTCATTTattcatgggctacgcttttcaattggcagcaagggatcttttacaataactttttaaagacctaatgtaatatataaataattataaaacagtggGCCAACTAACAAGACTCTATAAGTTTATTCCTATTAAATtctatatcaaatacatttcaatttaagTATGTATGGAACAgccatgtttaattttattcctaTTATATAGCACATAAAACTCAAGTGTACCTTGGGTGGTCGCCCAGGCGGTCTTCCCCTCCTGCCAGGAACCTTCTTGCCCGTCTTCTGGCCGGGTCCCTTCTTGGTGAAATttggtttcttcttctttggcCCTCGCTTTAAATGGGTTGCAGGTCCTCTCTTCAAACCTTTCGGCCAGCCTCGCTTTCGTTTGACCTTCGCCGTATTCTGAGCCCCTTCATTCAGAACCACACCATCCTCAACAGATGTTTCCATGTCCATTTTCTCTTGGGACTCACTCTTGGGGGTTCTGTACACGTTTTTTGGTCCATTCTTTGTGGGTTTTCTACCTGCAACATTCTTGTCAGCCTTGTTGGGTGATCGGTGAACCTCAACATTTTCCTTAGACATTtctgagaaaacaaaacaaaagaaaacaaaaaactattaaaaacctgacaacaataaaactttttaaataacTACACACAAAAAATTAAGATGCAAGGAAAGTTTCAATATTATACTCCAGAATGATGGCTTTTCCAAGAATAGGTTAAAACAACTAAAACATTGAagtttaagaaaacaaaaatcccaCACACAATCAAGTTACACTTACTACAGCTTGATAGTAGAGTGCAATCAAATATACTGtacaaatttttattattcttgtTTTACGACAAACGTCAAGAAACGATTCAAACTATAAGTAAAAATTGAAATGTGTGAACATATAAAATGTTCTCTCTCGCCTGCATGTAAACATTAAACGATTCAATAATTCATGACAATTGCAGAGGCATCATATAAACAATTAACCTTACTTTGAGGCACATTCACGGGGATGGATGTAATAGTGAACACTCTTACCAAACAAGAAAGCTACCAATTAAAcaattcaaaagttaaagtcAATTAGAGATCCTTTATCCAACAACCCAACAAATTTTCGATAGAAGGAAAGTACACTGCCATTCAAAGTCTACAAAAAGCAAGGCTAAACCATCAAGAAGTGCATTAACTGTTTGACATTTAgaactaaaaaataataaaaacaagcattctaagagtactgctaaagcaattaatatcccaacaaatgttcatatttccTTAACTGAAGGACCGTAAGTCTgtgaaaaattagtaaatcacCATACCGTCCGTGTCTCCATCATCAATCTCTGTCACTGTGTTGCGTCTGGCTTTTTTTGTAGCTGGTTCCTCATTCAACTTGCTTTCATTTAATCTCTTTCGCCAACCCTTTTTCGGTCCCTGtatgaaaatataacatttcaaaaattaaattcattattaacatttgcAGACTATCTTGTAACATAAATCCTAAATGATTTCTCAGCAAGATATCAAGAATGCTTGATTTATAAAACCATAACCCTCCCACCACCAATCTCCACCCACTCCCgttctccatctgtctgtctctccctctctattTCGCTTTCATTCCTTCTTTTCATTCTTATATTTTCTAAAGCTTGTTTTCAATGCTTAAAAGAAAGACGCGTCTATAAATCTTAAGCCATTTAAGCCCATCTTATCAAGACAAGacatttattcagttattgaggCCAAATGACCAAGATAACTACTTTCAAAACAAATGAATCGTGCGCTACTTGTgtacaaattacaatacatattcaatttaaactggcagatttctttttaaaaacaaggctATTCCTTTAATACACTTTATATTTTATCCTTACAACTGAAAACACAACCAGAGGTTAAATCTTTTATATCTGTCACTACATACCCTTTTCTTGGGAGCAGGTTTCGGTGGACTGGGTGGGGTCTTGACTGGACTGGGTATCTCCTGACATGGACTCAACGCCTGTTTTATTGGACTGTACGATTTGATCTCAGCTGCCAGCATTTCCAGTCTGCGCCTGTCCTCGGCAATGCTGTTTACAACCTCGGTCATCTCACGAAGCTATACAagagaacattaaaaaaaatatatat harbors:
- the LOC121379420 gene encoding histone acetyltransferase KAT6B-like isoform X2 — protein: MVKEGHSGFGNPTYTSWLIEAVRKVKYQKQRPSFDRICHAILQNHKVSRDSIKEQLELSVKDGSILKVYNKGLVTYKDPDRILKLRTRRLKVGKKADLTKIIVRSVKELGEVGGSTLKNIEKFILRSYKIELCDDVELISQLRLSLKQGVRKGTLVQEGRHVKLGALSESDSVGSSSSSFQSFEEDIGSNIILPFERHKKCARPLPICSFCLGTAEKNRHGEEEVLISCANCGNSGHPSCLKFSPSLAEKVRTLRWQCIECKKCSFCGKSGKEDNMLFCDACDRGFHMECCDPPLTKAPKGTWECNICDPDRGTKKGRHFLEMAARYTAKYRAQAKAQAAKLLAKSKANAKGNCHKKFVDSKKRGPRKKKGDTSLTNGEELDSSGEKKGKHSSASSSESDGNDSDTTTFEPFLTMNKPKGLVDGLTQFFTPSNKRKSRVSLSSLQTDYLSVVRASKQGKQNQSKSQQAASKLLKKSKRLQVNKGRKRLGKPPGSGQLKGLFDGLSHLFSAQGERKRNFADYSLQKRRRKRTDTSADKNVSESAPSPPRPCVLGGIKDFSGLSAFYSPSFSFLGMGRGRGNDMFDWRLQIGDTSVKLKGRGRGFSLKAVDSSPKDGRGRGRGSKECEKVPELPPGVTDMDVELFKRAKEMAQLSCGQVSMLAYPLSPASSSTPIKASSSSEPPAEPQHRFPPCIEFGKYEIQTWYSSPYPQEYARLPKLYICEFCLKYTKSRSILSRHIEKCGLHHPPANEIYRCGDISVFEVDGNVSKIYCQNLCLLAKLFLDHKTLYYDVEPFLFYVLTLNDDAGCHLVGYFSKEKHCQQKYNVSCIMTMPQHQRKGFGRFLIEFSYLLSRIEGQPGSPEKPLSELGRVSYMAYWRSIVMEYLHKFKDAKLTLKGISRETGICPHDIANTLQQINFMNKVNGKIVISVNQKKIEEYMNRMQSKLQQRVALDADCLRWTPLISNQTLLEEERRAEKEVGHRFRIRLGAPTTSRYYRLREMTEVVNSIAEDRRRLEMLAAEIKSYSPIKQALSPCQEIPSPVKTPPSPPKPAPKKRGPKKGWRKRLNESKLNEEPATKKARRNTVTEIDDGDTDEMSKENVEVHRSPNKADKNVAGRKPTKNGPKNVYRTPKSESQEKMDMETSVEDGVVLNEGAQNTAKVKRKRGWPKGLKRGPATHLKRGPKKKKPNFTKKGPGQKTGKKVPGRRGRPPGRPPKVIRQTDLESQSNSKGSNCDNHSEDSDTSLKSPKLNGTDENGNNNCDMDTTDRGVVEKTFLGKTVATAVGCDVTYETESNSVVENDKDRDSDKSDADDNNVSDEDDDDESSKEDSQSKDSDEESEKSDSDDSSSSDNDSDDESDNDSQSEADEKEQNENAERTVEKAEVADDVDGDQKNDADVDTSDSSSSSSSDEDDDDDTMDDAVKEVAKLKSPASLEQQRAQVPSESSGPPEPSPAVEPLECISDTNSNDNPAPLTPQVPTPKPSIVEPTSPKCPVPSPPMQIDSEPEEKTDVFKECSVPDEVSQSDPETLRAVEMVKEPEEPAEAECDVFEEPKSSLLQEPTLEESTQASSPPPLVDSCVQPVCSQNSPTIDKESLSANQSPLNRSHDDIVGDNSNFNNSSDATVQEFDSSDNLEVFAKELQSKIDQIESSGGAESMPSEPIAQQDNMSLKSVNSDNMSMKSVSSVGPPTPSHRSQSCGSVEPHTPSHRSQSCGSVGQVFSPQNNSVGSMQPNTNMGGNTYSAVEIDVAQLGLESPTSISSNEMANNSVESASTPHAQSYVDCVQAQSCVQQQQQAQSCVQQQQQQQQQQQQQQQQQQQPQLIQHCGQTMSCAQAQNYCNSAGRFGRFMDTVNPVMQMPVSSSGNYLPPATSSVNYGTPVSTYSPAILPSQPPHTHRLMHNNTPCSVPVGQHPPGYQIPNNCSLSKLQQLTNNLMDLVPENQMTPPPNLTPPPSQTHTLTPPPAMIRNMPTPPNPSLQAQMSASALMSQQCSKYQRRQNSRKNSSSSSVTPNVTVNPNMTFTPNVTIQPGSGMLPRYNMNMFNGYRQPMNLPSYINPSFLNQLNQPQLPMQMMNMHHQQSFQQQMQPPQSNNPMYQTYGYMPGPPLNMNMNMNSVMRR
- the LOC121379420 gene encoding histone acetyltransferase KAT6B-like isoform X4, with protein sequence MVKEGHSGFGNPTYTSWLIEAVRKVKYQKQRPSFDRICHAILQNHKVSRDSIKEQLELSVKDGSILKVYNKGLVTYKDPDRILKLRTRRLKVGKKADLTKIIVRSVKELGEVGGSTLKNIEKFILRSYKIELCDDVELISQLRLSLKQGVRKGTLVQEGRHVKLGALSESDSVGSSSSSFQSFEEDIGSNIILPFERHKKCARPLPICSFCLGTAEKNRHGEEEVLISCANCGNSGHPSCLKFSPSLAEKVRTLRWQCIECKKCSFCGKSGKEDNMLFCDACDRGFHMECCDPPLTKAPKGTWECNICDPDRGTKKGRHFLEMAARYTAKYRAQAKAQAAKLLAKSKANAKGNCHKKFVDSKKRGPRKKKGDTSLTNGEELDSSGEKKGKHSSASSSESDGNDSDTTTFEPFLTMNKPKGLVDGLTQFFTPSNKRKSRVSLSSLQTDYLSVVRASKQGKQNQSKSQQAASKLLKKSKRLQVNKGRKRLGKPPGSGQLKGLFDGLSHLFSAQGERKRNFADYSLQKRRRKRTDTSADKNVSESAPSPPRPCVLGGIKDFSGLSAFYSPSFSFLGMGRGRGNDMFDWRLQIGDTSVKLKGRGRGFSLKAVDSSPKDGRGRGRGSKECEKVPELPPGVTDMDVELFKRAKEMAQLSCGQVSMLAYPLSPASSSTPIKEKKKRKKRKLWLKKKASSSSEPPAEPQHRFPPCIEFGKYEIQTWYSSPYPQEYARLPKLYICEFCLKYTKSRSILSRHIEKCGLHHPPANEIYRCGDISVFEVDGNVSKIYCQNLCLLAKLFLDHKTLYYDVEPFLFYVLTLNDDAGCHLVGYFSKEKHCQQKYNVSCIMTMPQHQRKGFGRFLIEFSYLLSRIEGQPGSPEKPLSELGRVSYMAYWRSIVMEYLHKFKDAKLTLKGISRETGICPHDIANTLQQINFMNKVNGKIVISVNQKKIEEYMNRMQSKLQQRVALDADCLRWTPLISNQTLLEEERRAEKELREMTEVVNSIAEDRRRLEMLAAEIKSYSPIKQALSPCQEIPSPVKTPPSPPKPAPKKRGPKKGWRKRLNESKLNEEPATKKARRNTVTEIDDGDTDEMSKENVEVHRSPNKADKNVAGRKPTKNGPKNVYRTPKSESQEKMDMETSVEDGVVLNEGAQNTAKVKRKRGWPKGLKRGPATHLKRGPKKKKPNFTKKGPGQKTGKKVPGRRGRPPGRPPKVIRQTDLESQSNSKGSNCDNHSEDSDTSLKSPKLNGTDENGNNNCDMDTTDRGVVEKTFLGKTVATAVGCDVTYETESNSVVENDKDRDSDKSDADDNNVSDEDDDDESSKEDSQSKDSDEESEKSDSDDSSSSDNDSDDESDNDSQSEADEKEQNENAERTVEKAEVADDVDGDQKNDADVDTSDSSSSSSSDEDDDDDTMDDAVKEVAKLKSPASLEQQRAQVPSESSGPPEPSPAVEPLECISDTNSNDNPAPLTPQVPTPKPSIVEPTSPKCPVPSPPMQIDSEPEEKTDVFKECSVPDEVSQSDPETLRAVEMVKEPEEPAEAECDVFEEPKSSLLQEPTLEESTQASSPPPLVDSCVQPVCSQNSPTIDKESLSANQSPLNRSHDDIVGDNSNFNNSSDATVQEFDSSDNLEVFAKELQSKIDQIESSGGAESMPSEPIAQQDNMSLKSVNSDNMSMKSVSSVGPPTPSHRSQSCGSVEPHTPSHRSQSCGSVGQVFSPQNNSVGSMQPNTNMGGNTYSAVEIDVAQLGLESPTSISSNEMANNSVESASTPHAQSYVDCVQAQSCVQQQQQAQSCVQQQQQQQQQQQQQQQQQQQPQLIQHCGQTMSCAQAQNYCNSAGRFGRFMDTVNPVMQMPVSSSGNYLPPATSSVNYGTPVSTYSPAILPSQPPHTHRLMHNNTPCSVPVGQHPPGYQIPNNCSLSKLQQLTNNLMDLVPENQMTPPPNLTPPPSQTHTLTPPPAMIRNMPTPPNPSLQAQMSASALMSQQCSKYQRRQNSRKNSSSSSVTPNVTVNPNMTFTPNVTIQPGSGMLPRYNMNMFNGYRQPMNLPSYINPSFLNQLNQPQLPMQMMNMHHQQSFQQQMQPPQSNNPMYQTYGYMPGPPLNMNMNMNSVMRR